The sequence below is a genomic window from Tubulanus polymorphus chromosome 1, tnTubPoly1.2, whole genome shotgun sequence.
ATTATCTActatatttgtgatataattatgttaaataaaaactgttttatagaaaatttactattgtttttttaattgagTGCGTTGTGGTGCTTATAATTTGACATCCATCATCATGACATaatgacaaatgacataaagATGAAGTAATTTGGAGGATCATTCAGCAAGACACAAGCTGTTTATTATTAGTAGCAATCATGAATTTAACGCAAGTAACAGGAGCCAATAACGTGTCCGTGCATAATTTTCTCGGctaatttattctcaaaaaggattcaatgattttataagAAAGTAACAATTTGTAAAGACTTGCACTGGTGAGACCAAAAAATATACTTTGTATAAATAAATTGTGTCGGGCTCGATTGTTGTTTCTGTCGCGCAACATGAAAGGGTTCCGCTTTTCCTAGAATGCTACGTCACCGATATTCTGACGTCATTGCTTACGTCAGGTTGAAGCATTCTgattggtggttatttattgtCGCGATGTTTATTGGCGTCGAAAATCACGTGCTGTTGCTAAATTTAGAAACATGACCTCATCATTCGGTGACTCATTCGGTATATAAGGGACATCGAGAGGTATTCCCTCAAAACGTTCAGGAGAGAATCTCTGTATTTCCTAGCACTGCGCAACAAAAGCCGACTCGAACCGTACCAGCGCGTGAGTCATCGTTAGGACTTTCCTGACTAAGTCAACTACTGAACCCAATACTCCAACATAATATCAGGAACCGTCACGATGTACAGTTCGCAGAGCAACCATCAAGAAATGAGCGATTCGAAATACACGGTCGCTGATATTTTATCGTCTATGGCCAGTGGTGTAGATCCGTCTCCTACAGCGGTAAGAGCTGCCTATCCCATCTCttctttatttcagcgttGTTACTTAAACATGGCGTCAGTAGTGTGCAGGCATTTGCCGCTTCTTGCTTATTGCGGTTTAGTCTTGATCACATGACctagagagatagagagaatCAGACTATTGCCTGATATACAATTACTACAAGTTGGTCTAATGTTGcattagaaaataatgtataTTACATTTTAATTCCTAATAGGCTAAGCTATAATCTGGCTTTAGCCTAAAGCTAGTTTTTCTGAATTgcttcattttgattttatttattttgcaGTACACCGCTGCGAGTTACGTATCCGGAATAACGTCTCTGACGACTCCCACACTTACGCCGACAACTCTTTCGAATATTGAGCAAACATTTTTAGAGCTCCAGTCTGGTCAGAATTTACAAGATCGCCACATGCAAAGTGGGTTCGTACCACCGCATGTAGAGCCTCATGGCGTCAAACGTGAACTGAAGAAAGACGATCCAGACTGGTTCCCTTCATCAAGTACCAGTTCGACCAGTTCTACACCAGCGAAAAAGTTTAAAGGTCGAGATTTGTTGAGAGAAGAAGATATTTATACTCCCGGTTACCTTTCAACCAGTCGTCGACCGCCTAAACGTCAAAAAGATGATGATCTTCAAGGGGTAGGTTTCTTTCGAATAAGCAAATTGTTGCAAAATGTATTACATTGGATGCAAAGATTTTATGTTGCAATTCCTGTTTTAGTTGCCGGTTGAAGAGAAGGAACGCCGACTTCAGAGAAGAGAACGAAATAAACTTGCTGCTGCAAAATGCAGACAAAGAAGAGTCGACCATACTAACCAATTAGTTCAggtaaattatttttcatatgcctagaaaaatttgttttcgtCACTTAGATATCAAAGTTCAATAGAAAAATGCTGTTCGGACTTGAACTTTAACCAGCGTCTCAACATTGGAATGTGAATGAATTTCAACTTTGATCACCAAGAAATGCATGACATCTAAATCATTAACTAACGTTCTGTTCTATTTCTGTGTTCTACAGGAGACAGAAGCTTTGGAAAGTGAAAAATCTGATTTGGAAAACGAAATACAAGGCCTCCAACAACAGAAAGAGCAGCTAGAATTCCTTCTGCAGGCTCACAAACCGTTGTGTAAAATCACATCGCAAACTGTTTCAGGTGTTACTATAAAACGCGAAAATGCTGATGAATCTTCTCTGTGTAGCGGTAATATAAACACCCGACCGATGTCGCTGCCTCtgcaaaaaacaaacaatgcCGGCGATTTG
It includes:
- the LOC141901136 gene encoding fos-related antigen 1-like; amino-acid sequence: MYSSQSNHQEMSDSKYTVADILSSMASGVDPSPTAYTAASYVSGITSLTTPTLTPTTLSNIEQTFLELQSGQNLQDRHMQSGFVPPHVEPHGVKRELKKDDPDWFPSSSTSSTSSTPAKKFKGRDLLREEDIYTPGYLSTSRRPPKRQKDDDLQGLPVEEKERRLQRRERNKLAAAKCRQRRVDHTNQLVQETEALESEKSDLENEIQGLQQQKEQLEFLLQAHKPLCKITSQTVSGVTIKRENADESSLCSGNINTRPMSLPLQKTNNAGDLGVPISTPSNGIFSFGLDSIVDGHTGLTPLITTSCAGQLTKNSEHISSDPLNSPTLISL